The Candidatus Woesearchaeota archaeon nucleotide sequence ATATTTTTATCTCCTTTAACATATTTGGCAATTTTACCAATTCTAATTTTTTTTAATTTTCCTGAGAAAATACCATTCAATCTTGTATCTTCAATAGGTGCATTTTCATTAACCATAATTAGAACAAAGAAAGTTAGGATATAAAGTTAAATAATGAAGTATAGTAGTAACATAAACTACTTTCTTCTAATTATCTCTGCAAGCAATCCAAAAAAGAACACTTGAAATGACATGAAAAATAAAACTAAAGTTAATCCTCCTAACGATTCTGTCACCAAATAATCTCTAATTCCTCTTGCAATTGCCAATATTAATAATATGAAACTTAATGGCATAAAAAACCTGATAGGATTAAAATATAATGTTAATCTAGATACTAATGTGAAAAATCCTATTGTATCTTTTATTGGATGTATATGAGATTTCCCATCTCTTTTGTAATAATCAATTGGAACATATTTTACCTCATAACCACTTGTGAAAGCTCCCATAGTAATTGTTGATGTGAATGAAAAACCATTAGGATATAGATTCCAAAATTGCTTTGACATCTCTTTTTTAAAAATTCTCATACCTGAATTTAAATCTTCAATTTTTTTTCCAGCTAAAAAACTTGAGAGGATTGTTA carries:
- a CDS encoding glycosyltransferase family 2 protein, whose protein sequence is KGYGASLKTGILNSKFEYIAISDADGTYPVAKYHDLIKELGDYDMVVGARSWSSISKLRLVPKYILTILSSFLAGKKIEDLNSGMRIFKKEMSKQFWNLYPNGFSFTSTITMGAFTSGYEVKYVPIDYYKRDGKSHIHPIKDTIGFFTLVSRLTLYFNPIRFFMPLSFILLILAIARGIRDYLVTESLGGLTLVLFFMSFQVFFFGLLAEIIRRK